GTGGAAACGATTGTTGGCAAACAAAGAAGGCCTTCCTTTTTGTTCAGAAGTAAGGGGGACAATTATTTTAAGAATACGAAAAGCCTCACTTTAAGCTTTCTTTCTTCTTCTGATAGGGCAATTAAATTTAGAAACTTTAGAATAGATTGATGATAGCGATGCTAGTATCAATGATTAAATAGATAAATCTGCTAGGGCTATACTAGAGGCGTGCGCAACCATTACAACATTATTTTACAAATATTTTAAATATGGTTGGAGCTTGATGAGATAATTCAATCTCAGGCTGAGAAGGCATGCGCCCACCTTATTAATATCAAAATAGATAATGATACCTTTTCCGGAGACAGTATCTAATGTGTATTTCACATGGTCAGAACAGTACATTGGTGAATATTGAGCAGCGTCGCAGTATTCGTTCTTTTACGGATAAACTTGTTCCCGACGAGCATCTGATGACCATTTTGCGTGCAGCCAATCAGGCGCCTTCGGCTCACAATCAGCAGTCCTGGAAATTTATCGTTATTCGCGGTAAGCGCAAAAACGAACTTGTCGGCCTGGTAGGCGCCAAAGCTGGAGAGTTTCCAAGAGCGGCAGCAGTTTTGTTGCGCATGGCAGCCAGAAGCATCAATTCAGCACCAGTGGTTATTGTCGTGGCCAATACCGGAAAATTGATTGGACATGGCACCGAACTGTTCCAGGTCGAAAAGGATCAGGCGCTGGATTTTTTCAAAACAATGGAGATACAAAGTTCGGCGGCGGCGATCCAAAATCTGCTGGTTGCGGCCGCCTCCCTTGGTTTGGCGACGGTATGGCTTGGGATTTTGTTTCTAATAAAAGATGAGGTGCTACGTCTTATGGGGGAGCAGGAAGGAGAGTTCATGGCGGTAGTCCCCTTGGGGTATGCGGCCAAGGATGTCAAGGAACCAAAAAAAATCAATTTTGACATGATGGTGAAGTGGTTGGAATAACGTGTAGTTAAACTACGTGAAATACTAATGGTCAGATTCAATTTGCATGTGCCCCACCCATGACTTGACCAAGCCGGAAATGAAAGTGCTGAAAATATCGCCCAAGGGAAAACCCACTATAGAGGATTTTCGGTAATTTAGAGATAAACAACCACATGGAAGAGGTGGTGGCCAGAGAAGAGAGGATTATCTAGCCCGAATCAGGAAAGAAACCAGCTCACCGCTCAACATCATCTATTTCCGGGAAGATTTGTACGGCGCTGCCGGTAACAAATCTTCCTTGCTTTTTCAGGAGAAAATATAATGCTCAGTCCATTGCAAACATCTTTCACCAAGGTTCTTTCCCTTACCAGCGATGAGGCTTTGAAGCGGCGCTTCATGGTTTTGGATGTACCGATTCAGGCCAACATGCGCTTCGGCCTGCTGCTGGAGGTTCTCGACAAGGTGGCGGAAGAGGCCGCACTCAACTACGTCAACCAATTTTTCCCGGATGCTCGAGTAGTCACGGCGGCTATCGACAATATCATTATCCGTCATGTCACCGACATGTCACGGGACGTGCACTTCAAGGCGCGTATCAACCACGTCGGCCGCTCCTCCCTGGAAATCGGCATTCGTGTCGAGCAACCCGGCGTCCCGGTGCGTCATATTGCTTCCTGTTACTTCACCATGGTCGCTCGTTCGGGAATGGGCGAAGGAGCGGTGAGCGTTGCCCTGCCCGGCCTGGACTATGGTGAGGATATCGAGCAACAGCGGGCCGACAAGGCTCTACAACGGCGCAAGGAATACAAGCAGCAGCAGGCGCGTCTGAACGAGCCGCCCAGTCGTGAGGAATTCCAGATGCTCACCGACCTGCATGCGGCCCAGGATGACCCTGGTTTCAAAGGTCTGCTAGCGGGAAAATTGACCGCCGACGCCTGGGAACGCATGTACCCGGAACAGGAAAACGTGCCGAAAAAGATTTTCGGTGGATACCTGATCCGTCGCGCCTACGAACTGTCGTCCATCTGCTCCGAGCAGATAGCCCCCAATCGCCCTATTGCCGCGGCGGTCAACCGCATCAACTTTTTTCACCCGGTACGCATGGGCGACACCCTGCACTACACCACCCGTGTGGTCTATACCAAAGGCAGCTTTATCTGTGTCGAAGCGAACATCGAGCGCATCAGTCGAGACAAGACCACCAAGGCTCTGTCAAACTCCTGTCTGTTCACCTTTGTCAATGTCGATGATGACCTGCAGCAACAACCGGTACCCCAGGTCTATCCCACCAACTACGGCGAAGATGCCCGCTACCTTATGGCCCATCGCAGCAGCCAGACCCTAATCGCGGAGGGGGCAAACGATCTGAGCTGATTGGCAGGAATTTTGGTCTATTGTCTTGGCTTTGGTTCGAAAGAAGAGGGTATGGTTTTGTGCCGAATCTGTGCCATGTTGGAACAAACTTTGGCGTTAAATGACTATTAACGACAAAACACCACAAAAACGTCACCTAACTATAAGCGAGACAAGGTGTTGAAATTACTTGTTGAAATGTTTTTTGGATTGTTGTCTTTTATTGTGGTTTGTGGGGAGTGAAAAGGCGCGGGTAGGACTTAAAATCCCTCGGCCGTATGGCTGTACGGGTTCGACCCCCGTCCCGGGCACCACTAGAAAAAACAAAGGGTTAGCCGTTTCTTGGCTAACCCTTTGTCGTTTCGAAACGTTGAAGTTTCAGGTTGCGCCGTTTTTTTGTCATGCGGTCACAAGCCGGTACAACAAACCCGCGTTGTGGAGTAGTTGTCCGGCCCGGATACTGTCTTCGTTTTGCCGGGGATTTTCCTTCCCACGATTAATTCCGGGTCACTTTTTCGTACTGCCGCAAGAGGCGGTTCCCGGATCCTTCCCACCTGTTTTTTATCTTTCCTGACAAAAATTGAGTTCAGTCAATTTCCATGAGCATCGGATTCGATAAGATGGAACCACATGGCGGATCGTCCTTGGGCAGAAAGGAACGGATGATCCTGAACAGCGTTTTGATTCGGGCCTGATACAAAAGGAGCGCATATGCAAAAGGACTGGGAACAGAGAAAAGAGCAATTTGAGATTGTGGACGTGAGGAAGTTGACCGGAAACTTTTTGCCGGGATTTCTTAAAAGGGCCGGGCAGGTCGAAGTGGGCGACGGGATATGCGTGGTGCAGACTTTCGATCCGGTTCCTTTGTATTCCGCGATGGCATCCCTGGGTTTCGAGCACGTTACCGACAAGGTTTCCAGGGAGGAATATCGGGCCTATTTTTACCGGAAGGAAAACAGGGAAGCGCCTTTTCCTCAAACGGGCGATGTTCCTCTAAAACCGACGGCACTGCTCAATTTT
This portion of the Syntrophotalea acetylenica genome encodes:
- a CDS encoding nitroreductase family protein; amino-acid sequence: MCISHGQNSTLVNIEQRRSIRSFTDKLVPDEHLMTILRAANQAPSAHNQQSWKFIVIRGKRKNELVGLVGAKAGEFPRAAAVLLRMAARSINSAPVVIVVANTGKLIGHGTELFQVEKDQALDFFKTMEIQSSAAAIQNLLVAAASLGLATVWLGILFLIKDEVLRLMGEQEGEFMAVVPLGYAAKDVKEPKKINFDMMVKWLE
- a CDS encoding hotdog domain-containing protein, whose translation is MLSPLQTSFTKVLSLTSDEALKRRFMVLDVPIQANMRFGLLLEVLDKVAEEAALNYVNQFFPDARVVTAAIDNIIIRHVTDMSRDVHFKARINHVGRSSLEIGIRVEQPGVPVRHIASCYFTMVARSGMGEGAVSVALPGLDYGEDIEQQRADKALQRRKEYKQQQARLNEPPSREEFQMLTDLHAAQDDPGFKGLLAGKLTADAWERMYPEQENVPKKIFGGYLIRRAYELSSICSEQIAPNRPIAAAVNRINFFHPVRMGDTLHYTTRVVYTKGSFICVEANIERISRDKTTKALSNSCLFTFVNVDDDLQQQPVPQVYPTNYGEDARYLMAHRSSQTLIAEGANDLS